Genomic DNA from Candidozyma auris chromosome 1, complete sequence:
CATGACGATTCCAGGCTTGCCCACGCACGCCGGATTCATGAACGTCGAAGTGAACGACGAGGGAGAGATTGAGGGCTTGTTTtaaatgaagaatttgcaTATTATAGCATCATAGACTTAATTTTATTTAGTTTTCGTCGCTCGTGTACACGGCTACGCCCATGTCAGTTCATCGTCAATGGCCTGTTCGCcgttggtgaagttgtagCTCTTTCCAAAAGTATTCTTGTTATCCAAAATCAGGTAGATCACCTGGGCGACGTCCTGGCGTTCTGTGGCCTTGATATCATCTCCGGGCGTAACGAAGTCAATCTTGCCTGTGCCTTCCCCATCAGTCAAATGGGATGGTTTCAAGATTGTGTAATCTAATTTCGAAGCAAACTCCGTAGTCAAGATTCTGTCCGCATAGTGTTTAGCAATGTAGTAGTTACGAAGACTCAACTTTTCGAAAACTTCGTGGTTCTCGGCAAAAAGAGCACTAACCAATATAACACGACGAATATTCGTCTCCACTGCAGCCTCAAATGTCTTTACTACACCGTCCAAGTCcaccttcaaaagatcCTTCCCAGCAGACCCCACAGTCAAGACAATTGCGTCATGACCAGTCAATTTGTCACTCAAACTCTTCACACTTGTATCTCCTATATCCAATTGAGTGGTTTTTATCGAGGCAGCTCCATTGGCTATCTTGGAGATTTGCTCTGCCTGAGCATCACTTCTTACAACCGCGGTGGCATTGGCCTTATGCTTTGCAAGTAGAGCAATGAGTCTCTGACCAACTTTTCCGTGAGCACCAAATACAATTATGTTTGAAGCCATTGATATCAATTGAAGTATATAAGGTGAGAAATGAAGAGCTGTGGATTTTCCTATCCTTATATACCCCGGAGTTATGTAGGCCCTGCAGACACGATTGCAGCCACTGTTCTAGCTTCCTGAGAAGCAATCAACTGAAATAGAGAACAATAGATAGTAAATTCAAGGGAACCAGACTACTAGAGCTTCCTCTACAGCACGCTTCATTAATCATGAcattgagcttgtcaagCTATGTTACAAGAGATCGGAGAAGGCTGGCCAACTCCGAGCTGTGGAtttctcatcaagagaTTTCGCACTCAACGCTCCTTCTATTATAATCACCGGCGACCCCCTTGCATTGCTGCTGTAGGATACTTGGCGTTGTTATTGTACAGTGTGTTTGGTGAGGCGGCCCCATTGTACGGACCTAGGGACATACCACCTCCAGGGTTTCGCTTTTGTGCAAGGTAAGCTTGATCAAGCTGCTGTTGGCTTTGCTGTTTACGAAGCTGTTGAAGTGCCTGGAGCTGCTGTGGAGTTTTCGCAACAGCTCCACCCACAGTTGTACCAAGaccattctttttgtaaGCGTTGTTAACACCCGGAGTGGTACTTTTATTTGAGCTTGTGTCTTGGCCCTGACTGTCGGGAGACGCCTGGCGCTGACTTTGCAGCTGATTCCTATTATTGAGCTGATGTTGTTGCAAGGCCCTCATCCGCGCTTGTTGTATCATTATCTGCCGTTGATGAGCACTTTCTCTCAACAAATCATACGATTTTGAAAGGAGCATGGAACCGAACCGAATGGACTGAGTTTCATCGCTGATACAATTGAGTCTCGATGGGTCCAAGCTAAATGGGTTGCGGATCCCCTTGTCGCTCTCAGTATAGTCATTGTCAAACTGCCACCTTGAGTCTAAACGCTTGATTGCATCAGCCTTGCTATCGTATGCATTGACGACAGAGGACTTCGACTTCTGTGTCGTAGATGAAATTTCACCATCAATATCCatctctttctcatctGCATCACTATCAGGCTCATTCAACCATGAATCAATGGCATTATCTGGTCTTCTCATGAGGCCCCTTCTGTCTATAAATTGTAAATTCGCTCTCCCTTGCCGTCTTCTCATTCTAAAAATTGGTGCTGAATACTTCgtgtcttcttcatccttaTCGGTaatcttcttcgagaatCCATTAGAGTATGAGCTGAAATCATTGTTTTGAATGCTTGTGAGTAAATGCGCAATGTATCCCTGAGAATTGGTCTTAGAATTGATATGGTCGTTGAGTAAAGTTTGCAAATGCGGGAAAGGTTTTGAGGGCACGAGTTCGCCATTGCTTCCACGAAAAGTCTTCATATTGGGCAATGGCTTTTTCGCTTCCTCAAGCAGCCTCTTCAAAGAATCTCCTATGACATTCGTGGTGTTGACCTGATGGAAGTTGCTTGCAGCAATAGATGAGTATGGAATGTGGCTCAATTCTAGATGAGAATTCAAATCATTTGTCGTGAGGTTAAAGAATGGCTGATAAGGATCATATGTGATGTTGACAAACCCTCTGTCGtactcttttctttttcgcaacTTCTCGAGCACAGCACGCTTGATGGTTTCgtttttctctttcaacaCCAAATTTACTGTAATCAAGTCCAAATCTGGAATTTTGGATGGAGTCAACTTGACATATGGCTGATTAGTAGAAGCCTCGGGCTGTGCTTGACCATTTGCTTGTTTGTCCTTCGAAGACAATGATGTGGAAGGCTCCATATCTGCtgccttctttctctcctTCCTGACCTTGGTGACGGGAGTCTCTGAATCCTCCTCTTCTGTTTCGATCTTGGGAATTTTACGTTTCTTGTGAGGGTAAAACAAGTAATCGTCGCCACGAGCTCCAGCTGCTCTCTTCAAAGTCTTAGCTTCGCAACGAGTTTTGAAAACATCATACTCAGAATTCCATAATTCGAGTTTTAATAACTCGCGCTTGCAGACATCCAAAACAAGAGTCCGTGCTTTTCGTAACGACTTTTGTAGGAGTCTGATTCTTTCAGCACCCAAATTATCAGCCCGTCTAGTTTTACGTGCCTGACGAAACTCACGACGGCGGAAGCAAATGTATGGGTCGTTATCGTTATCCTTTTCATTGGCATTCGGGTCCTCGAATTTCAATTGCGGAGTGACTTGTTTTCCCTTGCGCTCtaattttctcttcttccaatgCTCATAGATTGGCTCACCAAAGAGTTGCATCAATAAAGGAAGAGAACGAGATGTCAGTTTGTTGGAGGTGTCTCGAGGATTCTTATCAAAAAGAGTGATGAATGGCTCGTAGCCAAGCTCCTTGGAAAGATTCTCTTTTAAAGTGGAAGTGGACATATAGTTTAGATTTGAGCCAGGTTGCTGGTATGCATTTTCATTGCTGGCCTTCGAATTAAATTCCTCCAATATGTATGCAGATAGTTCGGAGTACGATAATATATTGGAAGGGTCCATGGATAAAAATGGCTGTTTCTCCTCAATCGTTTTTTCGAGCCTGTCCATCACCGTTTCTAACTCGAGCTCAGTGCAAGGTCTCATATCATCAGCATTTGagtctttctttttatcaGTCTTCTTTTGGGACTTAGGATACTCTTTCACGAGAACATCGTTAAAGAATtgctcatcttcctcatctAAATTGTATTCGACTCCGAGTGTGTCCTCTACCGTAGCACTAAACTTGATATATGACTCAGGTTCGACAAATGTGTTATCGTTGTAATACTTTGACGCCTCTTTCCAGAGTTTAGACGCGTCAGGGGTTGGAATGTAAACTGAACTgtctttcttgtccttTTCGTCCTTAATAGACCCCATTAAAACTCTCTGAGCAGCATTGATgacttgttggagatggacttcatcttcttcgttctTATCAACACCTGTTTCTATACTATGGATGTCACGAGGCTGTTGAGAAGAATTCGTGTTtagatgatgaagatgagatgGTTCTAGCTCGgcatcatttgcaacaaGGTCCTTCTGGTTATATATGGGTAGAGGAACCTTGACGGATATTTTCCGCTGTCTAAACCGGGCGCCCGACCCGCTTTTGGAAGCAGCGACTGTTTTGGGCGGTAAGACAGCCATGATGGCGGGCAGAAGGACCTCTGTGGGTCAGATGAGTAGGATGGAAGCCTTCAAAAGGCTGGAATTGATTGATTGACTGCCCTTTCTGGcgcttttctttccttgacAACTATTGAAAAGTCGGCACCGCAGTTAACTATGAGTGTACGGGTTTTCTTTTGCGGGCAAAAAATGTCGTCCTCCCATAAATCGGAGAAGGGATGACAACAACGCCTTAAAAACCGGGTAAAAAGCAGGTACAAATGGGGAGATAAGCTATGAAACAGCCCTATCAGTGAAAAAAGGGATAGCAAAAAAACCCTGTGACGTGTACCAAAATGCAAAATTCCCCAGATTGAGTGGGTAGGTAGGGATGGAACAGTCAAATTTAGGGGGCAAATTCAGGGAGCGAGGAAAAAATTTTGTGTTGCCACCAAGCAAACCAAAGGTCGCCGAGCGACAATGTCGCGGTCTCAAGGGTTGTAGTGAGACTCCAAGTGCAATATAACACGTGAAAATCACGTGTTCAGCGACAAATGTCACTCTAGTCAAGATCCTAAGTTGGATGCAACGGGTATAGCTTTACTTCTGGCatgaattgaaaagctctATGTTCGTGAACTGCTTCAATTTATTCAGCTCCATTGGATAGCAGTGACCAGTCTTGAGCCATGTTTGCATTAAAGACAAGCTAAGTTCCTGCTTTCTACTAGACTTCAAAAGCTATCGAGAATATCTTGACAAATCGAAGCCAGGGACTTTTCACTTTGCCGGTCTTTGTTCTCTCAATTTAGTTTCGAGATTTCCGACGTAGATGACCACTTGGTGGTTATATGGGACTATCACGGTTAGGTAACGTGTGAGACATAGCGTACCAGATATCTAGAAAAATCACTAATTGACACCTTCCAATAAGCACTGAGGTCACTAAAACATCTGCTTCAGCAATGAACAACCATTTGCTTCTAATCTTGGGATGTgcacaaaagaaaaagttgaTAAAAGGACCTCAGTCATCACTAAAGCACATATTGGACCGCTCGTGTGCAGTGCCGATTAATTTTATTCACCAATAATTAGTATTGCTCTTAAAGCAACAAGGGCTACATCAtgagaaaacaaaaaaaaaaaaaaaataaaaaaaaaaatgaatttATCACTTGATTAGCCAGCTGCGTTTCCAATTACTTTAACTCTTTTGCTTGTCATGGGGCCAGCTCGAGTTGCAAATGTCTCGATATAGACAAAGCTGAGTACGATAACGACAGTATTTCGATCTCTTTTCCTGCTAAAGTATCACTTCGATTATAAATCTCTTCGACGATCATATTTGTTCCAATAACATCTCTAACTACAAACGTAACCAAAACCTCACTCCTATGGTCTGTCCTGCAGTCAGCACTACTATAGACCTCCTATTTTACTGATTACTCTTGCAGAAACTACACCAGATTGACACtcaagagattgagttGTGTGTCGATTGCAAAAGTTAGCTCATTTACAGCTACGTCTTATACATCCATATTTTATTGAATTAAACGATTGCTGATAATAATTGGCATTTCACTTTGAAGTATACGAGTAGCACCAATATCTGCTGCAAGTATGACCCTGATAAACGTTCCTAAGGAGCAGCTACCGCCAGCGCAGCTATTTCTTGAGTCGGTTTGCCCAGGGTTGCTGGCGCTTGATGATAATATTCATTTTGCGTTTCCAAGTGAGGTTCCACAGTCGGTTTTTGATAGATTGGCTGAAGTCAATTGGCCACTTACGAGCTCTTCTGCGTTCCCGACCTCAATTAAGGCCAGACTAGAGCCCACATACTTGCATGTATCCAGACCGCCATTTCAGCATGACGTGCACAGGAACGTTGAGTCCACCACTTACATCTCTTTGCCTTTCCACGTCACCAACATATTCTCTAAAGTTGTGGGTGCTCAGCAGGGGACAATGAAGCAGGACGGAGGTCTACATATTGGCGCTAATTTGAACCCTCTAATACCAGATCCATACCGCTTGGTGCACATGAATCCAGGCTGTTTGACTTCAATGATAGTGCTTGCCAATGACAAGTTGAGTGAACAGTCAGGTAATCGAAATTCGTTTCGGAG
This window encodes:
- the EPL1 gene encoding Epl1p; translated protein: MAVLPPKTVAASKSGSGARFRQRKISVKVPLPIYNQKDLVANDAELEPSHLHHLNTNSSQQPRDIHSIETGVDKNEEDEVHLQQVINAAQRVLMGSIKDEKDKKDSSVYIPTPDASKLWKEASKYYNDNTFVEPESYIKFSATVEDTLGVEYNLDEEDEQFFNDVLVKEYPKSQKKTDKKKDSNADDMRPCTELELETVMDRLEKTIEEKQPFLSMDPSNILSYSELSAYILEEFNSKASNENAYQQPGSNLNYMSTSTLKENLSKELGYEPFITLFDKNPRDTSNKSTSRSLPLLMQLFGEPIYEHWKKRKLERKGKQVTPQLKFEDPNANEKDNDNDPYICFRRREFRQARKTRRADNLGAERIRLLQKSLRKARTLVLDVCKRELLKLELWNSEYDVFKTRCEAKTLKRAAGARGDDYLFYPHKKRKIPKIETEEEDSETPVTKVRKERKKAADMEPSTSLSSKDKQANGQAQPEASTNQPYVKLTPSKIPDLDLITVNLVLKEKNETIKRAVLEKLRKRKEYDRGFVNITYDPYQPFFNLTTNDLNSHLELSHIPYSSIAASNFHQVNTTNVIGDSLKRSLEEAKKPLPNMKTFRGSNGELVPSKPFPHLQTLLNDHINSKTNSQGYIAHLLTSIQNNDFSSYSNGFSKKITDKDEEDTKYSAPIFRMRRRQGRANLQFIDRRGLMRRPDNAIDSWLNEPDSDADEKEMDIDGEISSTTQKSKSSVVNAYDSKADAIKRLDSRWQFDNDYTESDKGIRNPFSLDPSRLNCISDETQSIRFGSMLLSKSYDLLRESAHQRQIMIQQARMRALQQHQLNNRNQSQSQRQASPDSQGQDTSSNKSTTPGVNNAYKKNGLGTTVGGAVAKTPQQLQALQQLRKQQSQQQLDQAYLAQKRNPGGGMSLGPYNGAASPNTSYNNNAKYPTAAMQGGRR